The Apium graveolens cultivar Ventura chromosome 6, ASM990537v1, whole genome shotgun sequence genome contains a region encoding:
- the LOC141663915 gene encoding heat shock 70 kDa protein 14-like: MSVVGLDFGNESGVVAVARQRGIDVVLNDESKRETPALVCFGDKQRFLGTAGAASSMMNPKNTISQVKRLIGRQFSDPELQRDIKSLPFSVTEGPDGYPLINARYLGEMRTFTPTQVLGMVFSDLKIIAEKNLNTAVVDCCIGIPVYFTDLQRRAVLDAATIAGLHPLRLIHETTATALAYGIYKTDLPENDPLNVAFVDIGHASMQVCVASLKKGQLKILTHTFDRSLGGRDFDEVLFQHFAEKFKMEYKIDVYQNARACLRLRAACEKLKKVLSANPEAPLNIECLIDDKDVRSFIKRDEFEQISIPILERVKKPLEKALSEAGLTVENIYAVEVVGSGSRVPAVMKILTEFFGKEPRRTMNASECVAKGCALECAILSPTFKVREFQVNESFPFSIALSWKGAAQDAQSGTAENQQSTIVFPKGNSVPSVKALTFYRSGTFVVDVQYVDVSELQAPAKISTYTIGPFQSTNSERAKVKVKVRLNLHGVVSVESATLLEEEAEIPVVQQSTKMETDEAPSAAAPPSASENDVNMQDAKSAADAPGTENGAQGDISDQMETDAKVEVPKKKVKKTNIPVAELVYGGMSPADVQKAMEKEFEMALQDRVMEETKDKKNAVEAYVYDMRNKLHDKYQGFVTDAEREEFLAILQQVEDWLYEDGEDETKGVYIARLEELKKRGDPIELRYKEHSERGPVIDQLVYCVNSYREVAMSNDSKFEHIEVAEKQKVLNECAEVEGWLKEKKQQQDSLSKHSTPVLLSADVKRKAETLDRFCRPIMTKPKPKPAKPATPEVSSPSGDQPQDSENFDSPSKDGSESTPGTEVPLASEEPMETEKPETAT, encoded by the exons ATGAGTGTTGTTGGTCTAGACTTTGGAAATGAAAGTGGTGTTGTTGCTGTTGCGAGGCAACGGGGAATTGATGTTGTATTGAATGATGAATCCAAACGTGAGACTCCTGCTCTTGTATGCTTTGGTGACAAGCAACGCTTCCTAGGGACAGCTGGTGCTGCTTCAAGTATGATGAATCCCAAGAATACAATTTCTCAGGTCAAGCGGCTGATTGGACGACAGTTTTCAGACCCTGAGCTGCAGAGGGATATTAAGTCACTGCCTTTCTCTGTGACCGAAGGTCCTGATGGATATCCACTAATCAATGCTCGATATCTAGGAGAGATGAGGACTTTCACCCCAACCCAAGTACTTGGAATGGTATTCTCGGATCTTAAGATAATAGCAGAGAAGAATCTGAACACAGCTGTGGTGGATTGCTGCATTGGAATTCCTGTTTATTTTACTGATCTTCAAAGACGCGCTGTTTTAGATGCAGCTACAATTGCGGGTTTGCACCCACTTAGACTTATTCATGAGACGACAGCTACTGCTCTTGCATATGGTATTTACAAGACAGATTTGCCGGAGAATGATCCACTGAATGTTGCATTTGTTGACATTGGTCATGCTAGTATGCAGGTATGTGTTGCTAGTTTGAAGAAAGGCCAGCTAAAGATATTAACCCACACATTTGACCGATCCCTTGGCGGGAGAGACTTTGATGAGGTGCTCTTTCAGCACTTTGCCGAAAAATTTAAAATGGAGTACAAGATTGATGTTTACCAAAATGCAAGGGCTTGCCTGAGGCTTCGGGCTGCATGTGAGAAGCTCAAGAAGGTTCTTAGTGCGAATCCTGAGGCACCTTTGAATATAGAGTGCTTGATAGATGATAAGGATGTTAGAAGTTTTATTAAAAGGGACGAGTTTGAACAAATCAGCATTCCCATACTGGAACGAGTTAAGAAGCCATTAGAGAAAGCTCTTTCAGAGGCAGGGCTAACAGTAGAAAATATTTATGCTGTGGAGGTGGTTGGTTCAGGCTCCCGTGTTCCTGCAGTAATGAAGATTTTGACAGAATTCTTTGGTAAGGAGCCAAGGCGAACAATGAACGCTAGTGAGTGTGTTGCAAAAGGTTGTGCTTTGGAATGTGCTATCCTTAGCCCTACTTTTAAAGTGAGGGAATTTCAG GTAAATGAGAGCTTCCCATTCTCAATTGCGTTATCATGGAAAGGCGCGGCTCAAGATGCTCAAAGTGGAACTGCTGAAAATCAACAAAGTACTATTGTTTTCCCGAAAGGAAATTCTGTACCTAGTGTGAAGGCTTTGACATTCTACAGGTCTGGGACATTTGTAGTAGATGTACAGTACGTTGATGTTAGTGAACTTCAAGCACCAGCAAAGATCAGCACCTATACG ATTGGCCCATTTCAATCTACAAACAGTGAACGGGCAAAAGTTAAGGTCAAAGTCCGCCTGAATCTGCATGGTGTTGTGTCCGTTGAGTCTGCAACA CTACTGGAAGAAGAAGCTGAGATTCCAGTTGTGCAACAGTCAACAAAGATGGAAACCGATGAAGCTCCATCTGCAGCTGCTCCTCCAAGTGCCTCTGAAAATGATGTCAATATGCAAGACGCGAAGAGTGCTGCTGATGCTCCTGGGACTGAAAATGGCGCTCAAGGAGATATTTCCGACCAAATGGAAACAGATGCTAAG gTTGAGGTCCCAAAGAAAAAGGTGAAAAAGACCAACATACCAGTGGCAGAGCTGGTTTATGGTGGTATGTCACCTGCAGATGTCCAGAAAGCAATGGAAAAGGAATTTGAAATGGCACTGCAAGATAGGGTTATGGAAGAAACTAAAGACAAAAAAAATGCTGTGGAGGCTTATGTTTATGACATGAGAAACAAG CTGCATGACAAATATCAGGGCTTCGTTACTGATGCGGAGAGAGAAGAATTTCTTGCCATCCTTCAGCAGGTGGAAGATTGGTTGTATGAAGATGGCGAGGATGAAACAAAGGGTGTTTATATTGCCAGGCTTGAAGAGCTAAAGAAG CGAGGTGATCCCATTGAGCTGCGCTACAAGGAGCACTCGGAAAGAGGACCTGTTATTGATCAACTAGTTTACTGTGTTAATAGCTACAGAGAAGTGGCAATGTCAAATGATTCCAAGTTTGAACATATTGAAGTTGCTGAGAAACAAAAG GTTTTGAATGAATGTGCAGAAGTGGAGGGTTGGTTAAAAGAGAAGAAACAGCAACAGGACTCATTATCAAAACATTCAACTCCAGTTCTTTTGTCAGCTGATGTAAAAAGGAAGGCTGAAACTCTTGACAG ATTTTGCAGACCGATAATGACGAAACCAAAACCAAAGCCGGCTAAGCCAGCCACACCTGAAGTTTCATCCCCCAGTGGTGATCAGCCTCAGGATTCAGAAAATTTTGACAGTCCCAGCAAGGACGGTAGTGAGAGTACACCTGGAACTGAGGTTCCACTGGCCTCTGAAGAGCCAATGGAAACTGAAAAACCGGAGACTGCAACATAA